Proteins from a genomic interval of Mycobacterium conspicuum:
- a CDS encoding pyruvate, phosphate dikinase: protein MLGNKAHGIDAMRRHSLPVPPAFCITTEVGARYLADPTPTMDAIWHDVLDAMRWLEAQTSRTFGRGPHPLLVSVRSGATQSMPGMMDTILDLGFNDAVEQALAASSESGAEQFARDTRQRFVRMYERVVGGAERVPADPYAQLRAGIEAIFTSWNSPRAVAYRSHWGLDDRGGTAAVVQAMVFGNLSANSGAGVFISRNPISGANEPFGEWLPGGQGDDVVSGSVDVEPITALRDEQRAVYDELMAAARRLERLESDVQEIEFTVEDGTLWLLQTRTAERSAQAAVRLALQLRREGLIDDHETLRRVTPAHVETLLLPSLRPETRSTAPLLAKGLPACPGVASGQAYTDVDAAMDAADRGEQVILVRDYTRPEDVSGMLAAQGIVTEVGGAASHAAVVSREIGRVAVVGCGPGVAATLAGKQITVDGSKGEVREGNLVQSGWSVDDTPELRELADIARRISPLRAHLTGDYPSLADASEPAIRAALDAGHSDVVSPTPLAAMLTALRMTR, encoded by the coding sequence ATGCTCGGCAACAAGGCCCATGGCATCGACGCGATGCGCCGGCACAGTCTGCCGGTGCCCCCCGCGTTCTGCATCACCACCGAGGTAGGCGCCCGTTATCTGGCCGACCCCACGCCGACCATGGACGCGATCTGGCACGACGTACTTGACGCGATGCGCTGGCTGGAAGCGCAAACCTCACGCACGTTCGGGCGGGGACCGCATCCGCTGTTGGTCAGCGTGCGCTCCGGAGCCACGCAGTCGATGCCGGGCATGATGGACACGATCTTGGACCTCGGCTTCAACGATGCCGTCGAACAGGCGCTGGCGGCGTCATCCGAATCGGGCGCCGAACAGTTCGCCCGCGACACCCGCCAACGCTTCGTCCGCATGTATGAGCGCGTGGTGGGCGGTGCGGAGCGCGTACCTGCGGACCCGTACGCGCAGCTGCGCGCCGGCATCGAAGCCATCTTCACGTCCTGGAATTCACCGCGCGCGGTGGCCTACCGCTCACATTGGGGACTGGACGATCGGGGTGGGACCGCGGCGGTGGTACAGGCGATGGTGTTCGGCAACCTGAGCGCCAATTCCGGTGCGGGAGTGTTTATTTCCCGCAACCCGATATCGGGCGCCAACGAACCCTTCGGCGAATGGCTGCCGGGCGGCCAAGGTGACGACGTGGTGTCGGGATCGGTGGACGTCGAACCGATCACCGCGCTGCGCGATGAGCAACGCGCCGTCTACGACGAGCTGATGGCCGCCGCCCGCCGCCTGGAGCGCCTGGAGTCCGACGTTCAGGAGATTGAATTCACCGTCGAAGACGGCACGTTGTGGCTACTGCAGACCCGTACCGCGGAGCGGTCGGCGCAGGCGGCGGTGCGACTGGCCCTGCAATTGCGACGCGAGGGCCTGATCGATGACCACGAGACGCTGCGCCGGGTGACCCCGGCGCACGTCGAGACCCTGTTGCTGCCGTCGTTGCGACCCGAAACACGTTCGACCGCACCGCTTTTGGCCAAGGGTCTGCCCGCCTGCCCGGGCGTAGCATCGGGGCAGGCGTACACCGACGTGGATGCGGCCATGGACGCCGCGGACCGCGGCGAGCAGGTCATCCTGGTCCGCGACTACACCAGGCCCGAAGACGTCTCGGGCATGCTCGCGGCGCAGGGCATCGTTACCGAGGTCGGCGGCGCCGCCAGCCATGCGGCGGTGGTGAGCCGCGAAATCGGTCGGGTGGCCGTGGTGGGCTGCGGCCCTGGAGTCGCGGCCACGCTGGCCGGCAAGCAGATCACTGTCGACGGATCCAAAGGTGAAGTGCGCGAAGGGAATCTGGTTCAGTCCGGCTGGTCGGTGGACGATACGCCGGAGCTGCGGGAGCTGGCCGACATCGCGCGACGGATCAGCCCGCTGCGCGCGCACCTCACCGGCGATTACCCGAGCCTGGCCGATGCTTCCGAACCCGCCATCCGCGCCGCGTTGGACGCCGGGCATTCCGACGTCGTCTCGCCGACCCCGCTGGCCGCGATGCTCACCGCGCTGCGCATGACAAGGTGA
- a CDS encoding alpha/beta fold hydrolase encodes MTEPRWVDVPGPPVDLKALTWGPSDGPLALCLHGFPDTAYGWRKVAPKLAASGWRVVAPFNRGYAPSSIPADGSFHIGALMDDALRVRSAAGGTDADVVIGHDWGAIAATGLAALPDSPFAKAVIMSVPPSAAFRAAGRPADRARLARQLARQLLRSWYILYFQLPWLPERSASWVLPLLWRRWSPGYRDADEDLRHVDAAIGTPESWQAALGSYRATIRNTAAPPRYAELNQRWTEVPILPSLYLHGLDDGCMTPAFAHLAEKVLPAGSEVEVVDHAGHFLQLEQPDKVADLILAFIGSPGSSS; translated from the coding sequence ATGACTGAGCCGCGCTGGGTCGACGTGCCCGGCCCTCCAGTGGACCTGAAGGCACTGACGTGGGGTCCGTCCGACGGCCCGCTCGCGCTATGCCTGCACGGCTTTCCCGACACCGCCTACGGCTGGCGCAAGGTCGCCCCCAAGCTGGCGGCGTCGGGGTGGCGGGTGGTCGCGCCGTTCAATCGCGGGTATGCGCCGTCGTCGATACCCGCCGACGGCAGCTTCCACATCGGGGCGTTGATGGACGACGCCCTGCGGGTGCGCTCGGCCGCGGGCGGCACCGACGCGGACGTGGTGATCGGCCACGACTGGGGCGCCATCGCTGCCACCGGTCTGGCCGCCCTGCCCGACAGCCCGTTCGCCAAGGCGGTGATCATGTCGGTGCCGCCCTCGGCGGCGTTTCGCGCGGCGGGTCGGCCGGCCGACCGGGCCCGGCTCGCCCGTCAGCTGGCCCGCCAGCTGTTGCGCAGTTGGTACATCCTCTACTTCCAATTGCCGTGGCTGCCTGAGCGTTCCGCATCCTGGGTGCTGCCGCTGCTGTGGCGGCGCTGGTCGCCGGGCTATCGCGATGCCGACGAGGATCTGCGTCACGTCGACGCCGCGATCGGGACACCGGAAAGCTGGCAGGCGGCGTTGGGCTCATATCGCGCCACCATCCGAAACACCGCTGCGCCCCCGCGCTACGCCGAGCTGAACCAGCGCTGGACCGAAGTGCCCATCCTGCCGAGCCTGTATCTGCATGGTCTCGACGACGGTTGCATGACACCGGCTTTCGCGCATTTGGCCGAGAAGGTGCTCCCGGCCGGCAGCGAGGTTGAGGTGGTGGACCACGCCGGGCATTTCCTGCAGCTCGAACAGCCCGACAAGGTTGCCGACCTGATCCTTGCGTTTATCGGTTCGCCCGGCTCGTCCAGCTGA
- a CDS encoding TetR/AcrR family transcriptional regulator: protein MTARRWAKTGATQQRILDAATEAFATKGFTATTMADVVAGSGASVGSIYHHFGGKRELFLAIFERMADAVDRRIDAAMRHADGPDDGRRVFELHVRAYLEAMWENRRLAGVLTSGDTPPGFDVARRDRMQAAFRSWMAVLELDTSLRGQLLGRVLVAIMAESSLLVAACEDPDEVPPIIDATIDWIDRLIR from the coding sequence ATGACGGCTCGCCGCTGGGCCAAGACCGGCGCCACCCAGCAGCGAATCCTCGACGCGGCGACCGAGGCGTTCGCCACCAAGGGCTTCACCGCGACGACGATGGCCGACGTGGTCGCCGGTTCCGGGGCCAGCGTCGGCAGCATCTACCACCACTTCGGCGGAAAGCGCGAGCTGTTCCTAGCCATCTTCGAGCGGATGGCCGATGCCGTCGACCGCCGCATCGACGCGGCCATGCGTCACGCGGACGGCCCCGACGACGGGCGGCGCGTGTTCGAGCTGCACGTGCGGGCCTACCTCGAGGCGATGTGGGAGAACCGGCGCCTGGCCGGGGTGCTGACGTCCGGAGACACCCCGCCCGGGTTCGACGTCGCTCGTCGCGACCGCATGCAAGCCGCCTTCCGGAGTTGGATGGCGGTGCTCGAGCTGGACACGTCGCTGCGCGGGCAGCTGCTCGGCCGGGTGCTGGTGGCGATCATGGCGGAGTCGTCGCTGCTGGTCGCGGCCTGCGAGGACCCCGACGAGGTGCCCCCGATCATCGACGCGACGATCGATTGGATCGACCGGCTCATCCGGTGA
- a CDS encoding LuxR family transcriptional regulator encodes MSEFLSTRTVTLLLAEAETSTQLWQTQPEATAAALARLDDVAPKIIAAHAGVGPVKQGPDASGTDGFLAVFPRAADALAFAVELQRAPLAPVQLRIAVHTGEVQADPASNYMGPALNRVARLRDLAHGGQVVVSNTTLDLAIDHLPADVWLTDLGTHQLRGLPRPERVAQLCHPDLQVEFPPLHGPNDPAPHGLPTHLTRFVGRATQINDVRKHLADNRLVTLAGAGGVGKTRLAAQIAEHAAAEFGGGVWFVDLAPVTDPEVLPVAALRALGLPDQPGRSAMDTLTRFVGDRDALVVLDNCEHLVDGCGALTEALLGACPRLTILATSRAPIGVPGELIWRVPSLSLDDEAIELFIDRARLARPDFSITATEAVAVSDICGRLDGLPLGIELAAAAVRMMSLNEILDGLRNRFRLQIDGAPTSLRRNGTLGASVDWSHALLSEPERVVFRRLAVFSGGFDYEAARVVCSGARQDLVFAHLAALVDKSLVVAETTGDRTRFRMLETVRHYASEKLCEAGEADAISARHRDHFTRLAALLDSPADTDHHGRIEQVETEIDNLRAAFAWSRQNNDVQPALELTSALQPLWLTRGRIQEGLAWFDAVLTDQTAHRTDISASVRGRALADRAALDASRSVHDNLDQAQEAVAIAREIDDPALLARALTACGAITSYSADAARPYLDEAIGIARELGDQWRLTQILTWQAYGAFYSGDPVTAHAASQEGLDLGDAIGDRFHARSCRWTLGLAQMMEGDLPDAVAQFRAVTADADAAHDVLFKWGSRLALSNALAFHGDTDAARAAANASLAAAADLWPHNEGFSYAVLATAAVAAGDVAAAAEASEAARQRLSVQGELAGANTNPMAEVALARGDLITAGRWADQEVAASSGWHHARALTTRARIALAKVEPDQATRDAHKALACAAEHKAHLAVPDILECLGRLAADGGSHRDAARLLGSATEIRRNIGAVRFKIYDADYEHTVAALRKAMGERDFDAAFAEGAALSLDEAIAYVRRGRGERKRPSSGWASLTPTERDVARLVAEGLANNEIAARLFVSRRTVQTHLTHVYAKLGIGSRVQLAHEAANHG; translated from the coding sequence CTGAGCGAGTTCCTGTCGACGAGGACAGTGACCCTGTTGCTCGCCGAGGCCGAAACCTCGACTCAGCTGTGGCAGACGCAGCCTGAGGCGACGGCGGCCGCGCTCGCCCGACTCGATGACGTTGCGCCCAAGATCATTGCTGCCCACGCCGGTGTCGGACCGGTCAAACAGGGCCCGGACGCCAGCGGTACCGACGGCTTTCTGGCCGTATTCCCCCGCGCCGCCGACGCGCTCGCGTTTGCTGTCGAGTTGCAGCGGGCACCGCTGGCACCGGTCCAGCTACGGATCGCGGTGCACACCGGCGAAGTGCAGGCGGACCCGGCAAGCAACTACATGGGCCCCGCCCTCAACCGGGTGGCGCGGCTGCGTGATCTGGCGCATGGCGGCCAGGTGGTCGTGTCGAATACGACCCTAGATCTGGCCATCGACCATCTCCCCGCCGACGTCTGGCTGACCGACTTGGGCACCCATCAGCTCCGCGGTCTGCCACGTCCCGAACGCGTCGCGCAGTTGTGCCATCCCGACCTGCAGGTCGAATTCCCGCCGCTGCATGGCCCCAATGACCCTGCGCCGCATGGCCTTCCGACGCACCTTACCCGTTTCGTCGGCCGTGCCACGCAGATCAATGACGTGCGCAAGCATCTGGCCGACAACCGACTGGTCACCCTGGCCGGCGCGGGCGGTGTCGGAAAAACGCGGTTAGCGGCGCAGATCGCCGAGCACGCGGCGGCCGAATTCGGCGGCGGGGTGTGGTTTGTGGACCTCGCCCCGGTGACCGATCCCGAGGTGCTGCCGGTGGCGGCGCTGCGCGCCCTGGGCCTTCCGGACCAGCCGGGCCGCTCCGCGATGGATACGCTGACGCGATTCGTCGGCGACCGGGACGCGCTGGTGGTGTTGGACAACTGTGAACACCTGGTCGACGGGTGCGGTGCGCTGACCGAGGCGCTCTTGGGCGCCTGCCCCCGGCTCACGATTCTGGCCACCAGCCGTGCGCCGATCGGGGTGCCCGGCGAGCTGATTTGGCGAGTGCCGTCGCTGTCGCTCGACGACGAGGCCATCGAGCTCTTCATCGACCGCGCGCGGCTGGCCAGGCCGGACTTCAGTATCACCGCCACCGAAGCCGTTGCGGTAAGCGATATCTGCGGACGTCTGGACGGATTGCCGCTGGGAATCGAGCTCGCGGCGGCGGCCGTGCGGATGATGTCGCTGAACGAGATCCTCGACGGGCTGCGGAACCGCTTCCGGCTACAGATCGACGGCGCGCCGACGTCGTTGCGGCGCAACGGAACTCTGGGGGCGTCGGTCGACTGGTCCCACGCCCTGCTGAGCGAGCCCGAACGTGTCGTGTTCCGCCGGCTGGCCGTTTTCAGCGGCGGATTCGACTACGAGGCCGCGCGCGTCGTGTGTTCTGGCGCGCGGCAGGATTTGGTCTTCGCTCACCTCGCCGCGCTGGTGGACAAATCCCTTGTGGTGGCCGAAACAACCGGCGACCGGACGCGCTTCCGAATGCTGGAGACGGTGCGCCACTATGCTTCGGAGAAGCTGTGCGAGGCCGGCGAAGCCGACGCGATAAGCGCGCGGCACCGCGATCACTTCACCCGGTTGGCCGCGCTGCTCGACAGCCCCGCCGACACCGATCACCACGGTCGCATCGAGCAGGTGGAAACCGAGATCGACAACCTGCGTGCGGCGTTTGCCTGGAGCCGCCAGAACAACGACGTCCAGCCCGCGTTGGAGCTCACGTCGGCATTGCAGCCGCTGTGGTTGACCCGCGGCCGGATCCAGGAAGGGCTGGCCTGGTTCGACGCCGTCCTCACCGATCAGACCGCACACCGAACCGACATCTCGGCGTCGGTGCGGGGGCGGGCGCTGGCTGATAGGGCGGCCCTGGACGCGTCGCGCAGCGTGCACGACAACCTCGATCAGGCGCAAGAAGCCGTGGCGATCGCGCGCGAAATCGACGACCCGGCGTTGCTGGCCCGCGCGTTAACTGCCTGCGGCGCAATAACTTCCTACAGCGCGGACGCGGCCCGTCCCTACCTCGACGAGGCGATCGGCATTGCCCGCGAACTTGGCGACCAGTGGCGGCTGACCCAGATCCTGACCTGGCAGGCGTACGGGGCGTTTTACTCCGGTGACCCGGTCACCGCGCACGCGGCCTCCCAAGAAGGACTCGACCTCGGCGATGCGATCGGCGACCGATTCCACGCGCGGTCGTGCCGTTGGACCCTGGGCTTGGCGCAGATGATGGAAGGCGACTTACCGGACGCCGTCGCTCAATTCCGCGCGGTGACCGCCGATGCCGACGCGGCGCACGACGTGCTGTTCAAGTGGGGCAGCCGACTCGCGTTAAGTAACGCGCTCGCGTTTCACGGTGACACCGACGCGGCCCGAGCCGCGGCCAACGCATCCCTGGCGGCCGCCGCCGATTTGTGGCCCCACAACGAGGGATTCAGCTATGCCGTATTGGCCACCGCGGCAGTGGCGGCCGGCGATGTGGCAGCGGCGGCGGAGGCGAGCGAGGCAGCGCGGCAGCGGCTGAGTGTGCAGGGCGAGCTGGCCGGGGCCAACACCAACCCGATGGCCGAAGTTGCCTTGGCGCGAGGGGATTTGATCACGGCCGGGCGCTGGGCCGACCAAGAGGTGGCGGCGTCGTCGGGGTGGCATCACGCCCGGGCGTTGACTACCCGTGCTCGCATCGCCCTCGCCAAAGTCGAACCGGATCAGGCGACACGCGACGCCCATAAGGCGCTGGCCTGCGCCGCAGAACACAAGGCGCACTTGGCCGTTCCCGACATACTCGAGTGCCTCGGCCGGCTGGCCGCGGACGGCGGCAGCCATCGTGACGCGGCACGACTGCTGGGCTCGGCGACCGAAATCCGGCGCAATATCGGCGCCGTTCGGTTCAAGATTTACGACGCCGACTACGAACACACCGTCGCGGCGCTTCGCAAGGCCATGGGCGAGCGCGACTTTGACGCCGCATTCGCCGAAGGCGCCGCCCTTTCGCTTGACGAAGCGATCGCCTACGTGCGGCGCGGCCGCGGGGAACGCAAGCGTCCCTCCAGCGGCTGGGCGTCCCTGACTCCGACCGAGCGCGACGTCGCGCGACTGGTCGCTGAGGGGTTGGCTAACAACGAGATTGCCGCCCGGCTCTTCGTTTCCCGGCGCACGGTACAGACCCATCTGACGCACGTGTACGCCAAACTCGGCATTGGCTCCCGGGTACAGCTTGCCCACGAAGCGGCCAACCACGGCTGA
- a CDS encoding helix-turn-helix domain-containing protein → MTELSVLQAVRLKGRVKPADLAATLGADPAEISRTVGQLATSGLLVEDTTLRISPAGRARLEELLANERKAVDTAALRAAYRDFGSVNTDFKAVVTDWQLKGGSGGQPNTHEDADYDNAVLARLEQVHERVLPIIAAATTALPRLGAYSTKLGAALARVKAGEVAWLTRPLIDSYHTVWFELHEELILALGMTREEAARSDDAH, encoded by the coding sequence GTGACCGAATTGAGTGTGCTGCAGGCGGTCCGACTCAAGGGCCGGGTGAAACCCGCCGACCTGGCGGCAACCCTGGGCGCAGATCCCGCCGAGATCAGCCGGACCGTCGGGCAACTGGCCACCTCCGGCTTGCTGGTCGAGGACACCACGCTGCGAATCAGCCCCGCCGGCCGGGCCCGGCTGGAGGAACTGCTCGCCAACGAGCGCAAAGCCGTCGACACGGCCGCGCTCCGCGCCGCCTACCGCGACTTCGGCTCGGTGAACACCGATTTCAAGGCCGTGGTGACGGACTGGCAGCTCAAAGGGGGCTCCGGCGGGCAGCCCAACACCCACGAAGACGCCGACTACGACAACGCGGTGTTGGCTCGTCTCGAGCAGGTGCACGAACGGGTGTTGCCGATCATCGCGGCGGCCACCACGGCGCTGCCGCGACTGGGCGCCTACTCGACAAAGCTGGGCGCGGCGCTGGCCAGGGTCAAGGCCGGCGAGGTCGCGTGGTTGACCCGGCCACTGATCGACTCGTACCACACCGTGTGGTTCGAACTGCACGAAGAGCTGATCCTGGCACTCGGGATGACGCGCGAAGAAGCGGCGAGATCCGATGACGCTCACTAG
- a CDS encoding DoxX family protein, with amino-acid sequence MNYYDVGLLILRVVLGLTLAAHGLNKFFGGGKIPGTARWFESIGMKPGKFHATVAASTETAAGLGLAAGLLTPIPAAGFVSLMIVAAWTVHRANGFFIVKEGWEYNLVLAAAAVAVATLGPGKLSLDYAIFGERYWLYGWNGLWLSAGLGLAGAIGQLLIFYRPPAKQAQ; translated from the coding sequence ATGAATTACTACGATGTCGGGCTCCTGATCCTGCGGGTGGTGCTGGGACTGACACTCGCCGCGCACGGCTTGAACAAGTTCTTCGGCGGCGGCAAGATCCCGGGCACCGCGCGCTGGTTCGAGAGCATCGGGATGAAGCCCGGTAAATTTCACGCCACGGTGGCCGCCTCGACCGAGACCGCTGCCGGCCTTGGCCTGGCGGCCGGATTGCTCACTCCGATCCCCGCGGCGGGCTTCGTCTCCCTGATGATCGTCGCGGCCTGGACCGTGCACCGCGCCAACGGCTTCTTCATCGTCAAGGAAGGCTGGGAATACAACCTGGTGCTGGCGGCCGCCGCCGTCGCGGTGGCCACCCTGGGTCCCGGCAAGCTCAGCCTGGACTACGCCATCTTCGGTGAGCGCTATTGGCTCTACGGCTGGAATGGGTTATGGCTGTCGGCCGGGCTGGGTCTGGCCGGTGCCATCGGCCAGTTGCTGATCTTCTACCGCCCGCCGGCCAAACAAGCCCAGTAG
- a CDS encoding WS/DGAT domain-containing protein codes for MVGHRMTAVDAQFYWLSAKVPNDEFLLYAFDGVPTELERAVERVCRRARACPGLAVRVEHGTTLSYPRWVPADVGPEHVVCHDLTDQSWGGCLAAVADLADRQLDMRRMSWRLHVFAPVVGVPGVTGPGSVVVLQAPHALADGIRGAAMAGWLFGRDVPVPEVKPPRAGFLPWRAVDAARTHRRLVQDTRAGLLAPGLGQRPLLSTNARPGGARFVRTLVRRRAQLRGPTVTVAVLAAVSSALSGLLGGPVDSLGAEVPMVKPGVPHANNHFANVTVGLHPELDHDARVARIATEVANGRRRLQHPAARSADRAFAAVPAALVRWGVALFDPDARPAQVAGNTVVSSVNRGAADLSFGDAPVVLTAGYPALSPLMGLTHGVHGIGDTVAISVHASQAAVADIDGYVQRLDAALT; via the coding sequence ATGGTCGGGCACCGGATGACGGCCGTCGATGCGCAGTTCTATTGGCTGTCGGCCAAGGTCCCCAACGACGAATTTCTGCTCTACGCATTCGACGGCGTACCAACGGAATTGGAGCGCGCCGTCGAGCGGGTCTGCCGTCGCGCCCGCGCCTGCCCCGGCTTGGCCGTGCGCGTCGAGCACGGGACTACCCTGAGCTACCCGCGCTGGGTGCCCGCGGACGTCGGCCCCGAGCATGTGGTGTGCCACGATCTGACCGACCAGAGCTGGGGCGGCTGTCTGGCGGCGGTGGCCGACCTGGCCGACCGGCAGCTGGACATGCGCCGGATGTCTTGGCGGTTACACGTTTTCGCCCCGGTGGTCGGCGTTCCGGGCGTCACCGGGCCCGGGTCCGTGGTGGTGCTGCAGGCGCCGCACGCGCTGGCCGACGGCATCCGCGGGGCCGCGATGGCGGGCTGGCTCTTCGGCCGCGATGTTCCGGTGCCCGAGGTGAAGCCGCCACGGGCGGGCTTCTTGCCGTGGCGGGCCGTGGACGCGGCCCGCACCCACCGCCGGCTGGTGCAAGACACCCGTGCGGGTCTACTGGCACCCGGACTTGGGCAGCGGCCGCTGCTATCCACCAACGCCCGACCCGGCGGTGCCCGCTTCGTGCGCACGCTGGTGCGCCGCCGCGCGCAACTGCGTGGGCCGACGGTGACGGTCGCGGTGCTGGCGGCGGTGTCCAGTGCGCTGTCCGGTCTGCTCGGTGGGCCGGTCGACTCGTTGGGTGCCGAGGTCCCGATGGTCAAACCCGGTGTGCCGCATGCAAACAACCACTTCGCCAACGTCACCGTAGGGCTGCATCCCGAGTTGGATCACGATGCCCGGGTCGCGCGCATCGCGACGGAGGTGGCCAACGGCCGCCGTCGCCTGCAGCATCCGGCCGCGCGGTCGGCCGATCGGGCCTTCGCCGCGGTACCCGCGGCGCTGGTGCGCTGGGGCGTCGCCCTGTTCGACCCCGATGCCCGGCCGGCGCAGGTTGCCGGTAACACCGTGGTGTCCAGCGTCAACCGCGGCGCCGCCGATTTGAGCTTCGGGGACGCCCCGGTGGTGCTGACGGCCGGATATCCGGCGCTGTCGCCGCTGATGGGCCTGACCCACGGCGTGCACGGAATCGGCGATACCGTCGCGATCAGCGTCCACGCGTCCCAGGCGGCCGTGGCCGACATCGACGGCTATGTGCAGCGGCTGGACGCGGCCCTGACCTGA
- a CDS encoding VOC family protein, producing the protein MPSITPSLWFDHNLEEAARFYTSVFPNSRIEDLNRATDAGPGEPNSVLSATFVLDGNRFIGINGGPHFQFSEAVSFTIHCKDQDEVDYYWQRLTDGGEESQCGWCKDRFGLSWQIIPDRLYELVSHPDPDAATAATQAMYGMRKIVLADLERAAAAKLTG; encoded by the coding sequence GTGCCATCGATCACGCCATCGCTGTGGTTTGACCACAACCTGGAGGAGGCCGCCAGGTTTTACACCTCGGTGTTCCCGAACTCGCGGATCGAGGACCTCAACCGGGCCACCGACGCCGGACCGGGCGAACCGAATTCGGTGTTATCCGCCACCTTCGTGCTGGACGGCAACCGCTTCATCGGCATCAACGGTGGCCCGCACTTCCAGTTCAGCGAAGCGGTGTCCTTCACCATCCACTGCAAGGACCAGGACGAGGTCGACTACTACTGGCAACGACTGACCGACGGCGGCGAGGAATCGCAGTGCGGCTGGTGCAAGGACCGCTTCGGCCTGAGTTGGCAGATCATTCCGGACCGGCTCTATGAGCTGGTCAGCCACCCGGATCCGGACGCGGCGACCGCGGCCACCCAGGCGATGTACGGCATGCGCAAGATCGTCCTCGCCGACCTGGAGCGGGCGGCGGCGGCGAAGCTCACCGGATGA
- a CDS encoding PE family protein, protein MSFVVVAPDALAAAATDLENIGSALSAAHAAASAPTAGVLAAGADEVSAALASLFSGHARAYQALSTEAAAFHQQFVQSMTASGSMFASAEAANAKPMQAMFNAVNAEVQTVTGRPLVGNGVSGTAGTGQNGTDGGWLIGNGGAGGSGTNGVNGGNGGNGGKGGLIGSGGAGGAGGTALVGTGGTGGHGGSAGLFGSGGVGGAGGNSPATAGAGGAGGNAGLLSGAAGNGGAGGLTDSVSAPGGAGGTGGRGGMFSNGGAGGLGGVTEGGTAGAGGAGGAGGMFGSGGAGGAGGATVSGTGGHGGSGGAGGLFGAGGAGGSGGHGSVSGGAGGTGGNAGALSLGAAGGAGGAGGESITPTGGVGGAGGAGGNGGLLFGDGGAGGSGGFGPMTGGRGGRAATPA, encoded by the coding sequence ATGTCGTTTGTAGTAGTGGCCCCCGACGCGTTGGCGGCGGCGGCGACCGATTTGGAGAACATCGGATCCGCGCTCAGCGCCGCGCATGCGGCGGCGTCGGCCCCGACCGCCGGGGTGCTGGCCGCCGGCGCTGACGAGGTTTCCGCGGCGTTGGCGTCGCTGTTTTCCGGGCATGCCCGGGCCTATCAGGCCCTCAGCACCGAGGCGGCGGCGTTTCATCAGCAATTTGTGCAAAGCATGACCGCCAGCGGGTCGATGTTTGCCAGCGCGGAGGCCGCCAACGCGAAGCCGATGCAGGCCATGTTCAACGCGGTTAACGCGGAGGTGCAGACGGTGACCGGACGCCCGCTGGTCGGCAACGGCGTCAGCGGGACCGCCGGCACGGGACAAAACGGCACCGACGGTGGGTGGTTGATCGGCAACGGCGGCGCCGGCGGCTCCGGCACCAACGGGGTGAACGGCGGCAACGGCGGCAACGGCGGCAAGGGCGGGTTGATCGGCAGCGGCGGGGCCGGCGGGGCCGGCGGAACCGCCCTGGTCGGCACCGGTGGGACCGGCGGCCACGGCGGGTCCGCCGGGTTGTTCGGCTCCGGCGGGGTCGGCGGGGCCGGCGGCAACTCGCCCGCGACCGCCGGGGCTGGTGGGGCAGGCGGCAACGCCGGCCTGCTTTCCGGCGCGGCCGGAAATGGCGGCGCCGGCGGCCTGACCGACAGCGTCTCGGCGCCCGGCGGGGCCGGCGGCACCGGCGGTCGCGGCGGCATGTTCTCCAACGGCGGGGCCGGCGGCCTCGGCGGAGTCACCGAGGGCGGCACAGCCGGTGCGGGCGGCGCCGGCGGGGCGGGCGGGATGTTCGGGTCCGGCGGTGCCGGCGGTGCCGGCGGAGCCACCGTCAGCGGCACCGGAGGGCACGGCGGGTCCGGCGGAGCGGGCGGGTTGTTCGGCGCCGGCGGTGCCGGCGGCAGCGGCGGACACGGTTCGGTCAGCGGCGGGGCCGGCGGGACGGGCGGCAACGCCGGCGCGCTCAGCCTCGGGGCTGCCGGCGGCGCCGGCGGCGCCGGCGGCGAAAGCATCACCCCGACGGGCGGCGTCGGCGGGGCCGGCGGGGCCGGCGGCAACGGCGGCCTGCTCTTCGGCGACGGCGGGGCCGGCGGCAGCGGCGGGTTCGGCCCGATGACCGGCGGGCGCGGCGGGCGGGCGGCAACGCCGGCCTGA